A region from the Aphis gossypii isolate Hap1 chromosome 1, ASM2018417v2, whole genome shotgun sequence genome encodes:
- the LOC114129378 gene encoding caspase-1-like isoform X1 — protein MTVPLSFYVFPAKVRTDDSRTAISCPLPVNHRCPFAVISDHSSVQLRPFDTRVPIVSTNFVLFLCVSATRQHLYLADCLNYSGHGRCKIIIMESPQEENVSLDFGTTTKGEEYLLSVSTGFYEEEFDDDEVFLDDSQSIDMESLSEIPPRVRRTSDVIDCVGGTISPAHIKRHSFPSASGEVLYSATSQATNITVSNRSRRTELTTESVDLGYSSPGAQSSGRSFKGTWFRFSNSNDPDSVDARPTHILDEQQKSNTNSKLSPGIKKSGEEFRMPVTKDATCYNMDHKYRGIAVIINNDVFDGPAQSLPERKGSWKDVEELKTMFYRLDFSVLIWNNLYHEELTHHLNELANDDHSQNDCLAIVVLTHGISSSFIYAKDNPYPVEFLWNSFTADKCRTLAGKPKMFFVQACRGERLDPGITLRREVETEVDSSNAAYKIPKHADFLITFSTYDGYYSFRHPENGTWFIQSLCIEMNKHDLSNNDLLGIMTRVSRRVALEHESYNPEHPWLHKQKQIPTIHSMLIRDVFFKPKNIPPPEPVILENIIIR, from the exons ATGACTGTCCCTTTGTCGTTTTACGTTTTCCCGGCAAAAGTGCGAACGGATGACTCACGTACAGCGATCTCATGCCCGTTACCTGTGAATCACCGCTGCCCGTTTGCCGTGATCAGTGATCACTCATCAGTACAGTTACGTCCGTTCGATACACGAGTTCCAATTGTTTCtaccaattttgttttatttctgtGTGTTTCGGCTACTCGTCAACATCTTTACCTTGCTGATTGTTTGAACTATTCAGGCCATGGCCGTTGTAAAATC ATCATTATGGAATCTCCACAAGAAGAGAATGTATCATTAGACTTTGGCACAACAACCAAGGGAGAAGAGTATCTTTTGTCAGTATCTACTGGTTTTTATGAAGAAGAATTTGACGACGACGAAGTATTTTTGGACGATTCACAAAGTATTGATATGGAATCATTATCAGAAATTCCACCACGTGTTCGTAGAACTTCAGATGTTATTGACTGTGTTGGTGGAACTATATCTCCAGCACATATTAAACGTCATAGTTTTCCATCAGCATCTGGTGAAGTTTTGTACTCTGCTACATCACAGGCTACTAACATCACAGTGTCAAATCGATCTAGGCGTACTGAGCTTACAACAGAATCAGTTGATCTTGGCTATAGTAGCCCTGGTGCACAATCTTCAGGCAGATCTTTTAAAGGAACATGGTTCAGGTTTAGTAACAGTAATGATCCTGATTCTGTTGATGCTCGACCAACTCACATATTAGATGAACAACAAAAATCTAATACTAacag caaaTTAAGTCCTGGTATCAAGAAATCTGGCGAAGAGTTTAGAATGCCTGTAACTAAAGACGctacatgttataatatggaTCATAAATATCGAGGTATTGctgttatcataaataatgatgtttttGATGGACCTGCGCAGAGTTTACCTGAGAGGAAAGGTTCATGGAAAGATGTTGAAGAGTTGAAGACAATGTTCTATCGTTTAGATTTTAGTGTTTTGATTTGGAATAACTTGTATCATGAAGAATTGACTCATCATTTGAATGAAT TGGCTAATGATGATCATTCTCAAAATGATTGTCTCGCTATTGTTGTGTTGACGCATGGGATCAGttcatcatttatttatgCCAAAGACAATCCATATCCAGTTGAATTTTTGTGGAATTCATTTACAGCTGATAAATGCCGTACACTGGCTGGAAAacctaaaatgttttttgtacaG GCATGTCGTGGAGAAAGGCTCGATCCTGGTATTACACTACGTAGAGAAGTGGAAACTGAAGTAGATTCTTCCAATGCCGCATACAAAATTCCTAAACATGCCGATTTCTTGATAACTTTCAGCACTTATGATG gttaTTATTCATTCAGACATCCTGAGAATGGCACTTGGTTTATTCAAAGTCTTTGTATTGAAATGAACAAGCATGATCTTAGCAATAATGATTTGTTAGGAATTATGACTCGCGTGTCTAGACGAGTTGCTTTGGAACATGAATCTTACAATCCAGAACACCCATGGCTACATAAGCAAAAGCAGATTCCCACCATTCATTCGATGCTCATTAGAGATGTGttttttaaacctaaaaatataccACCACCTGAACCagttatattagaaaata TTATTATCAGATGA
- the LOC114129378 gene encoding caspase-1-like isoform X2, with the protein MESPQEENVSLDFGTTTKGEEYLLSVSTGFYEEEFDDDEVFLDDSQSIDMESLSEIPPRVRRTSDVIDCVGGTISPAHIKRHSFPSASGEVLYSATSQATNITVSNRSRRTELTTESVDLGYSSPGAQSSGRSFKGTWFRFSNSNDPDSVDARPTHILDEQQKSNTNSKLSPGIKKSGEEFRMPVTKDATCYNMDHKYRGIAVIINNDVFDGPAQSLPERKGSWKDVEELKTMFYRLDFSVLIWNNLYHEELTHHLNELANDDHSQNDCLAIVVLTHGISSSFIYAKDNPYPVEFLWNSFTADKCRTLAGKPKMFFVQACRGERLDPGITLRREVETEVDSSNAAYKIPKHADFLITFSTYDGYYSFRHPENGTWFIQSLCIEMNKHDLSNNDLLGIMTRVSRRVALEHESYNPEHPWLHKQKQIPTIHSMLIRDVFFKPKNIPPPEPVILENIIIR; encoded by the exons ATGGAATCTCCACAAGAAGAGAATGTATCATTAGACTTTGGCACAACAACCAAGGGAGAAGAGTATCTTTTGTCAGTATCTACTGGTTTTTATGAAGAAGAATTTGACGACGACGAAGTATTTTTGGACGATTCACAAAGTATTGATATGGAATCATTATCAGAAATTCCACCACGTGTTCGTAGAACTTCAGATGTTATTGACTGTGTTGGTGGAACTATATCTCCAGCACATATTAAACGTCATAGTTTTCCATCAGCATCTGGTGAAGTTTTGTACTCTGCTACATCACAGGCTACTAACATCACAGTGTCAAATCGATCTAGGCGTACTGAGCTTACAACAGAATCAGTTGATCTTGGCTATAGTAGCCCTGGTGCACAATCTTCAGGCAGATCTTTTAAAGGAACATGGTTCAGGTTTAGTAACAGTAATGATCCTGATTCTGTTGATGCTCGACCAACTCACATATTAGATGAACAACAAAAATCTAATACTAacag caaaTTAAGTCCTGGTATCAAGAAATCTGGCGAAGAGTTTAGAATGCCTGTAACTAAAGACGctacatgttataatatggaTCATAAATATCGAGGTATTGctgttatcataaataatgatgtttttGATGGACCTGCGCAGAGTTTACCTGAGAGGAAAGGTTCATGGAAAGATGTTGAAGAGTTGAAGACAATGTTCTATCGTTTAGATTTTAGTGTTTTGATTTGGAATAACTTGTATCATGAAGAATTGACTCATCATTTGAATGAAT TGGCTAATGATGATCATTCTCAAAATGATTGTCTCGCTATTGTTGTGTTGACGCATGGGATCAGttcatcatttatttatgCCAAAGACAATCCATATCCAGTTGAATTTTTGTGGAATTCATTTACAGCTGATAAATGCCGTACACTGGCTGGAAAacctaaaatgttttttgtacaG GCATGTCGTGGAGAAAGGCTCGATCCTGGTATTACACTACGTAGAGAAGTGGAAACTGAAGTAGATTCTTCCAATGCCGCATACAAAATTCCTAAACATGCCGATTTCTTGATAACTTTCAGCACTTATGATG gttaTTATTCATTCAGACATCCTGAGAATGGCACTTGGTTTATTCAAAGTCTTTGTATTGAAATGAACAAGCATGATCTTAGCAATAATGATTTGTTAGGAATTATGACTCGCGTGTCTAGACGAGTTGCTTTGGAACATGAATCTTACAATCCAGAACACCCATGGCTACATAAGCAAAAGCAGATTCCCACCATTCATTCGATGCTCATTAGAGATGTGttttttaaacctaaaaatataccACCACCTGAACCagttatattagaaaata TTATTATCAGATGA
- the LOC114129380 gene encoding transmembrane 9 superfamily member 3 — translation MNTKRFTMDYLKVFVSFLVIHLTCLVNGDEHNHLYKSNEEVVLWMNTVGPYHNRQETYTYFSLPFCAGPKDTISHYHETLGEALQGVELIHSGLEMRFKDDVTKVQFCQVHLDDEKLKTFIYAVRNHYWYQMYIDDLPIWGIVGEVDENNNKYYIWTHKKFDIGYNDDHIVDVNLTSETKVELKANTNIEFTYEMNWKSSPITYKDRFNKYLDPKFFQHRIHWFSIFNSFMMVIFLVGLVSMILLRTVRKDYARYSQDEEVDAMDKDLGDEYGWKQVHGDVFRPASYPMLFSAIIGCGHHITLVTLVVITFTIIGDLYTERGSLLGTSIFVYAVTSPVNGYFGGALYAKMGGRIWIRQMLLSAFLLPSLVCGMAFLINFIAIYYHASRAIPFGSMVAVACICVFVILPLTLVGTLLGRNLSGQPDYPCRVNAVPRPIPEKKWFMEPLIITMLGGILPFGSIFIEMYFIFTSFWAYKIYYVYGFMLLVVLILMVVTVCVTIVCTYFLLNAEDYRWQWTSFAAAASTAFYVYLYSFYYFMFKTKMYGLFQTAFYFGYMALFSIALGIMCGTVGYIGAHAFVRKIYTTVKID, via the exons ATGAACACCAAACGGTTTACAATGGATTATCTCAAAGTTTTCGTCTCGTTTTTGGTTATACATTTGACGTGTCTCGTTAACGGCGACGAACATAATCATTTG tataaaaGTAATGAAGAGGTGGTATTGTGGATGAACACAGTTGGTCCCTATCATAACCGACAAGAAACATATACTTACTTTAGTTTACCATTTTGTGCGGGTCCAAAAGATACAATCAGTCATTATCATGAAACACTTGGTGAAGCTTTACAGGGTGTTGAACTTATACACAGTGGACTGGAAATGCGTTTTAAAG acgACGTAACTAAAGTTCAATTTTGTCAAGTACACTTGGAtgacgaaaaattaaaaacttttatatatgCTGTACGAAATCACTATTGGTATCAAATGTATATTGACGATCTTCCAATTtggg GCATTGTTGGAGAAgtagatgaaaataataacaaatattatatttggacacataaaaaatttgatattggCTATAATGATGATCATATTGTTGATGTAAATTTGACATCAGAGACAAAGGTTGAACTTAAAGCAAATACTAACATAGAGTTTACATATGAAATGAATTGGAAATCATCTCCTATCACTTATAAAGAtcgtttcaataaatatttggatCCTAAATTCTTCCAACATAGA ATACATTGGTTCAGTATTTTCAACAGTTTTATGatggttatatttttagttggaTTAGTATCTATGATCTTATTGCGAACTGTGCGAAAAGATTATGCTCGTTATAGTCAAGATGAAGAAGTCGATGCtatg gacAAGGATTTGGGTGACGAATATGGATGGAAGCAAGTTCATGGTGATGTTTTTCGTCCAGCGTCTTATCCTATGCTTTTCTCTGCCATTATTGGATGTGGTCACCACATCACTCTAGTCACTCTCGTAGTTATAACATTTACGATAATTGGAGATTTATATAcaga ACGAGGATCATTATTAGGAACATCAATATTTGTGTATGCTGTAACCTCCCCTGTAAATGGTTATTTTGGCGGAGCTTTATATGCTAAGATGGGAGGACGTATTTGGATCAGACAGATGTTGTTATCTGCATTTTTACTACCTTCACTTGTTTGTGGCATGgcatttcttattaattttattgcaatCTATTATCACGCATCTCGTGCTATTCCATTTGGTTCGATG GTCGCAGTAGCTTGTATATGCGTTTTTGTGATATTACCTCTTACATTGGTTGGAACTTTGCTGGGTCGAAATTTGTCTGGGCAACCAGACTATCCTTGCAGGGTAAATGCTGTACCAAGACCTATACCCGAGAAAAAATGGTTTATGGAacctttaataattacaatgctTGGTGGAATACTGCCATTTGgatcaatatttatagaaat gtattttatatttacttcattttgggcatacaaaatatattatgtttatggatTTATGCTGCTAGTCGTTTTGATACTTATGGTAGTAACTGTTTGTGTCACAATTGTATGTACTTATTTTCTACTTAATGCTGAAGATTATAGATG GCAATGGACAAGTTTTGCAGCAGCAGCATCAACCGCATTTTACGTTTAtctgtattcattttattactttatgtttaaaacaaa aatGTATGGACTTTTTCAAACTGCATTCTATTTCGGTTACATGGCATTATTCAGCATTGCTTTAGGTATCATGTGTGGTACTGTGGGTTACATTGGTGCTCATGCTTTTGTGCGCAAAATTTACACTACTGTCAAGATTGATTGA